TTTATCAGACAATCATCTATCTGGAGAACTCCCTGATTGCTGGAAGGGTTCTTCAAACTTGCAGGATTTGGATTTCTCTCAAAATGAGATATCCGGACAGATTCCCATCTCAATTTCTCATCTGACATCCCTGGAGCATTTGATCTTGAGAGGAAATAGACTGTCTGGTGGTCTTCCGTCTTCCCTTGATAGTTGTCGGGCAATGGTGTTACTTGATCTCAGTTATAACCAGTTATCTGGAGAAATAACATGGATGGACAGAAGCTTCTCAAATTTAAAATTTCTTAACCTTAGGGCCAATATGTTCAGTGGCAACCTACCTCCGTTATCTCAGCTAAATTCTCTAGGAATCTTGGACCTCTCGAGAAACAATTTTTCTGGAAAAATTCCCAAGAGCTATGGTAATTTTCGTGCCATGTCTTATTCCCTCAACCACGTGCCAAGTGAAACTGCTTCCTACTCCCGTGCTGCCATGAACCTAGAAATCAAGGGTCATTATCTCCAGTTCAGCAATGTGCTTAATCTGGTAGTGGCCATAGATCTGTCAAAAAATCACTTATTGGGACCTATCCCTGAAGAACTGACAGATCTTTATGGAttggaatttttgaatttatctGGAAATAATCTAACAGGGCACATCCCAGACAAAATAAACTTATTAACGGTTTTGGAAGCTCTTGATTTATCAAGCAACGATCTGTCAGGTGCAATTCCTCCCAGCTTTGGTCAACTAAATTTCTTGAGTAACATGAATTTATCTTACAACAACCTATCAGGAAGAATTCCAATTTCAGGTCAACTTTCAACTTTCGATTCAACAAGTTATGTTGGTAATCAAGGCCTTTGTGGTATTCCTTTGCATGAGTGCCAAGATAATAAAAAAGACGAAGCTCATTTAACCAGTCCTGAGATTTGGTTGCACCTCAGTGCAGAGCTGGTCATGATTATGCTTCTGCTATAGCTGGTTATTGGATCAAAGTTCCTGGAAGTTGGCTGCCCCTTGGAGTCGGCATCCATTTCATCTGTAAAAGCTGTGGAAAAGGTGAAAGGCACTTCTTATTCCCAACTTATATGACTGCCACCCTGTTCTTTGCTTGATCTTGTTGGGATGATGTGCCAGAACATTGACCCTACAAATAAGCCCTCTCTTGTTGGGATGAATTCCCTGATTTCACTGCCTGAGCATGTTTGCAAATCATTACAAATGCTTAATCCTTGTATTTAAGATGTTCATGCATATCATAAACCTTTATCATTAGTCTTGTTCATTCTTTGTATGAGTGGTTTTTTACGAGAGAATTGATGGTAGGAATTGGGAGAATAATCGGGAGGGAACCTCAGGTAGATCAagtctcataaaaaaaaaaaattgaggctGAGCTTACTATTATGCCtaagaaaataagaaaacctCAAGTTCTCTTATTTTGTGATGCAAAATATGTTAAAAAAACCACAATCAGATGACAGATTGCATATCCCATTTTTTATGTGCTGGTGAGTTCTGCTGGGCTTCTAGTACCACCTGGTGGTAGTTGCCACCTCAATAGTCTTTTTTTCACACAAATAGTTCTTCTTCAATAGCTTGGATTAAGTTCTACTTaaacaaagactttttggtcAAATTACAGACCTAACTAAGATGTTTACAACACTATTGTAGATAATATCTACTTTGTACAACATATTCTTGTTCCCAGTAGCTCTCTGAATAGTGTATAATAAAAGAAGGCTAAATCGAGCCAAAAAGCCTCAAATCTACAAAATATTCACTAACAATAAGAAAACTCAAATGTACATTAACAATAACAATAGTATCTAAGTAATGATTCAATGAATCTTTTACCCGTAGAAAGTCATACTTTTAATTCATGTATCTAAGTAAAGAGATTGGTTTGGTGACTCGAATCATGATCATACCAGTGAGGCAACACAGACCAGGTGATTGTAGCTTCCCATCTCCTTGAACAGCTGCGTGAAATGGTGCTTGCAGTAGATGATGCCTTCGAGGGCAGCGTAGGAGGACGGCGTGAGTGTGCAACCCCCATGAGAGCACTTGAAGCAGGTCTTGTGGTACGACTTACCTTCCACGGTCAGCTGCCAGAACAAAGATCGAAAAAGGGTGTGACAAATTCGTCGATCCTTCAAGCTTGCTTCGCTTAGGGTGGTTTTTACGTGCAGACCTTCTCCAAAGGGTATGCTGTTTTCTTGCAGCTGACACACTTGTCTTGGGTTCCGGTGAACATGTAGGAGATCTTGCTTGGGCTTTTAGACTGCAAAGACATGGCATGTGTCGGTAATGAGAAAGAAGATGGCCATGGAAATGCAAGGGGGAGGAGATGCTTGGCACACGTATCAGTTCATTCCTCTCACCAGACTTTGCTCCTTGGATCAAAACCAACCAGGAAGTAGTTAAGGTTAATGTCTGAAACAGTATGATCTAAGTAGGTGCCAACATCTGGTAACTCACTGGAGAAATGGTATGCGATGACGAGGACCTCAGAGAAGCAGGTAGGAAAGGCATCAAATCACCTGTTGGGAACTTTTTGGTGAAGCTGCCTGACTCCTTGAACAGCTGCTCAAAGTGAGGCTTGCAGTAGAGGATGCCATCCATGGAAGAGTAGTTGCACATCTGTGAGAGATGTAGAAACAGCAAATCAGTAGCAATCATCTATTGCAGTGTTCATAGAAGATCACCATTGTATGCCAACAAGCATCTATTGGTGATTGTGCATGGAGAGATGACGTTGTTTCATATGAATTCCAAGGTTGGTGAATTGCCTATCACAACTCACGATCATGTCTAATTGGCTAAAATTGGAGCAGGTTGTATGGAACTGCATGGTTTCTTGCTGGTTGAGCAGAGTTCCTTTGCAGTGGCTGCACTTGAAGCAAGTCTTATGATAAGGGACTCCATCTGCAGTCAAGAGATCAATGAAATGGACAGTCTTGTCACATGCTTTGCACTTGTCCTGGGTGCCAGTGAAAGACATGGTCATGATCCAAACAATCCCAAGTGTTTGGCTCTCTCCAGGAACAGCACAAGAGCAACTTCTAACTCTGCTGCTAAACTCCTCTGCTAAGAAAAACAAGGAATGGAGCTGATGCAGGAGCTCTTGTGGTGCATGTCTTCCCTCCCCCCTGTCTGCAATAAATAAGAGCAAATGCAATGTGAAGAAGGGGAGGGAGGAGAAGAAATCTTTGAGTTCAAGGcatttaaaaatatgaaattgggTACTGATTTGGTGAAGAAAGATGGGAACAGGGGAGAAAAGGTAGGAGATAAAACAGGAGGCATGCATGCCATAAACAAACAAGCCCAGTCAAACAGGTGGGAGAGGGAACAATGTTTGTAATTCAAACTGTCTTATGCTAATATGAGGAAACATGGAGTTCTTAATGGATAATCTAATTTGAGCTTTTCATGATTCATGAACTTTGAATTAGAATGGCACATGAGATGATATCCTCTATGTGATAGTGTGACTCAAATCTTTGCTTTTtggaaatacttttttttttgcatatttgGATCCATATTTTGCACATTGTTGTACTTTACTAATCAAATCCAAGTAattcaattaaaaaaatcttttttaccAGATTTTAACCAATAAAGTTGATTTCATTTTATCATCTGCTTTTATAAATTATGACTAAAATCATCTCAGCAATTGCTTTTTGCAAGATGGGAATTAAAAGCCAAACTGCAGATGAAAGCAGCATGCAGCTGCCTGTTGCTCATACCATCAATGCAATATGGCATTGACATTTAACAGTTGACATGCTGATCAAGAATCCAGAAATTGCAGAACACAAGAATATTGTGTTAAGTTGTGTTTCACTGCAGATGAAAATGACACAGATACACCAAATGATCAAATGTTGGATCAAATACACACAAGAATCTTTACATTGAAAAGTAAGAACAAACAACCTTCTGTTCATGTAAATTACATTATGGACAGATACATCACAGTTAACAAATCATACACACTGGGCTTCCCAGCCAAACCTCTCTCCTGCTGAACAGCCAACACATCACCCCAGAAAAAGCTGCATCTAAAAGATCAACACAACACACTCAGAAAACACAAGAAACACAAAACAGATTAGAGCTGAATAGTATGTTCAATCTGTCACTCGATAGTCAACTTTCAGGCCTAAAAGAACCCAAAAATCTTCTTTGGTGCAAGCCCGGTGGCACGATATTTTGCTGCCTTCTCTTCGGCCTTCAGGGCCTCTTCACCGTGCTTTGCCTCTGCAATTGCCCTCTTCTCTTCTGCTTGCTTGTGGATCAAGGCAAGTTTGTTTTTCACTTGTTCTGCATACTCTGCTTTCTTTTTCTCCAGTTCTTCCTGCATATCGATAAGTTTATATTGGTCATGAGTTTATCAGTTGTTCTGACTCAGAAGGGGCTGTTGAACCTCATACAAATGAAAGCTTTTCTTTTAAATTTTGTGGTTTATTCTTCACTTCTCATCTCTTCAAGAGATGTCATCATTCGATGAACATGTTTGTCACAAATTCAGAAATATTTTGGTTTGATAATGACCAAATCAACCATGTTATGCACGAAAAATGAAAGAGTGGAGAAGAATAGTACAGTATGAAACTTATGTTGGTAAGTGCTGCAATTTGACCAGGAATTGTTATTGCTTGTCCATGATGTTTTGCTGAATTCTTATACAATAAATGTAGGATGTACAATATTTTGAACTTTCTATTTCTTCACCTTCCAACTTCCTAAAATTAATTTTGTcaaaataaaattcttaaaattgAGGACTTCCACTGTGCATAAATGGTCAATCCATGAACAATGTGTTCAATCCTTCAATTGGAATTAGGCGATAAAGAGATTTATTAGATCTTCCATTACTGCACTTTCGATTTGAGAAAGTAGATAATTGCCCCGTAGTATAAATAAGCACCAAGTTTAAATAAAGCTACAAGCAATGGCATTAGAGTCAGCTACCTTTCTGTTAAAGTATGCCTAGTATTGCTATTTGCTGATATATAAACTGATCTTATAGCTGATAAGATCATATACAACTTGGGTGAAATGTTTTGAGAAGTTGCTTACCTCTTTCTTTTTCAGCTCGGCTTCCACATCTGCCTTCTTTGACTTCTCCCATGCACTAATAGATGATATCTTCTTGATAGCCCTGTTTGGTAAAGCAGGTACATTGGGTTATTAATGTATCATTCGATATAACTTAGATAGATTCTGCCTATTTGACTTAACATGTTCATCCTTCTATTATTTCTGAAAAGAAGCATGTTTGATCTTGTTAGTATCATCTTTATATGTCGGTCCTAAAATCTCAAAAACTTCTACTAGAGCAATCA
Above is a genomic segment from Musa acuminata AAA Group cultivar baxijiao chromosome BXJ3-4, Cavendish_Baxijiao_AAA, whole genome shotgun sequence containing:
- the LOC135636414 gene encoding LIM domain-containing protein WLIM2b-like, with protein sequence MSFTGTQDKCKACDKTVHFIDLLTADGVPYHKTCFKCSHCKGTLLNQQETMQFHTTCSNFSQLDMIMCNYSSMDGILYCKPHFEQLFKESGSFTKKFPTGDLMPFLPASLRSSSSHTISPSKSPSKISYMFTGTQDKCVSCKKTAYPLEKLTVEGKSYHKTCFKCSHGGCTLTPSSYAALEGIIYCKHHFTQLFKEMGSYNHLVCVASLV